In Pseudopipra pipra isolate bDixPip1 chromosome 5, bDixPip1.hap1, whole genome shotgun sequence, the following proteins share a genomic window:
- the SHISAL1 gene encoding protein shisa-like-1 isoform X2, giving the protein MTSCGQQSLNVLMVLLSLLLSAVLSAHFRVCEPYTDYKGRYHFGFHCPRLSDNKSYIFCCHHNNTVFKYCCNETEFQTVMQMNLTGSADGYMHNNYSALLGVWIYGFFVVILLILDLLYYSSLNYDICKLYLARWGIQGKWLSQGQSRWINPAQDPSQAQAQPQPQPQPQPAQTVHTLKGDALSPPLMSFQSSSACLQVFTMTDVVEVGNFLCYIYPSTVKNMPILEDTFQDNSCTARISTTLKTLSILRELTE; this is encoded by the exons TGTTGTCTGCACACTTTCGGGTCTGCGAGCCCTACACGGACTACAAAGGTCGCTACCACTTCGGGTTCCACTGCCCCCGGCTCTCTGACAATAAATCCTACATCTTCTGCTGTCACCATAACAACACAGTGTTTAAATACTGCTGCAATGAGACAGAATTCCAAACTGTCATGCAGATGAACTTAACGGGGAGTGCAGATGGATACATGCATAA CAACTACAGCGCCCTGCTGGGAGTGTGGATCTATGGCTTTTTTGTGGTGATCCTGCTCATCCTGGACCTTTTGTATTACTCCTCCCTGAACTATGACATTTGCAAGCTGTACCTGGCACGGTGGGGGATCCAGGGCAAGTGGCTGAGCCAGGGACAGAGCCGATGGATTAACCCCGCTCAGGACCCCAGCCAGGCTCAGGCACAGCCTCAGCCACAGCCTcagccccagccagcacagacagTTCACACTCTAAAAGGAGATGCTTTAAGCCCACCCCTGATGTCTTTTCAGAGTTCATCTGCCTG TTTGCAGGTTTTCACGATGACAGATGTTGTGGAAGTTGGTAACTTCCTGTGCTACATTTATCCAAGCACAGTTAAAAATATGCCCATTCTGGAGGACACATTCCAGGATAATTCTTGCACAGCAAGAATCTCAACCACACTGAAGACTTTGAGCATCCTTAGAGAACTGACAGAGTAA
- the SHISAL1 gene encoding protein shisa-like-1 isoform X1 yields MTSCGQQSLNVLMVLLSLLLSAVLSAHFRVCEPYTDYKGRYHFGFHCPRLSDNKSYIFCCHHNNTVFKYCCNETEFQTVMQMNLTGSADGYMHNNYSALLGVWIYGFFVVILLILDLLYYSSLNYDICKLYLARWGIQGKWLSQGQSRWINPAQDPSQAQAQPQPQPQPQPAQTVHTLKGDALSPPLMSFQSSSACSLQVFTMTDVVEVGNFLCYIYPSTVKNMPILEDTFQDNSCTARISTTLKTLSILRELTE; encoded by the exons TGTTGTCTGCACACTTTCGGGTCTGCGAGCCCTACACGGACTACAAAGGTCGCTACCACTTCGGGTTCCACTGCCCCCGGCTCTCTGACAATAAATCCTACATCTTCTGCTGTCACCATAACAACACAGTGTTTAAATACTGCTGCAATGAGACAGAATTCCAAACTGTCATGCAGATGAACTTAACGGGGAGTGCAGATGGATACATGCATAA CAACTACAGCGCCCTGCTGGGAGTGTGGATCTATGGCTTTTTTGTGGTGATCCTGCTCATCCTGGACCTTTTGTATTACTCCTCCCTGAACTATGACATTTGCAAGCTGTACCTGGCACGGTGGGGGATCCAGGGCAAGTGGCTGAGCCAGGGACAGAGCCGATGGATTAACCCCGCTCAGGACCCCAGCCAGGCTCAGGCACAGCCTCAGCCACAGCCTcagccccagccagcacagacagTTCACACTCTAAAAGGAGATGCTTTAAGCCCACCCCTGATGTCTTTTCAGAGTTCATCTGCCTG CAGTTTGCAGGTTTTCACGATGACAGATGTTGTGGAAGTTGGTAACTTCCTGTGCTACATTTATCCAAGCACAGTTAAAAATATGCCCATTCTGGAGGACACATTCCAGGATAATTCTTGCACAGCAAGAATCTCAACCACACTGAAGACTTTGAGCATCCTTAGAGAACTGACAGAGTAA